A part of Indicator indicator isolate 239-I01 chromosome 15, UM_Iind_1.1, whole genome shotgun sequence genomic DNA contains:
- the PRRT3 gene encoding proline-rich transmembrane protein 3 produces the protein MAAARLVTCGLLLASNVLTGAQEMLPVRLSSNGTLQRGRDPLHNPARGQQWPGLSPTWEVSGDTSGAGVLRSEHWRGSSPVRWSSPLQLGDATGPPLETETRACGTTQAVAEKPLITWQGQEAGEQDSSWGMTWMLHGSASGRPDSKGPGNINLGSPGPPWAGQGPSLSGLSATRPANTPSSQATVSTVVLTPKPTARTETGEADSHVGGQPAEGTHVIAPGLSQSTPLTPASSEVIPLGTIPISHPTDTVPAQGPHTSPSSQQPAGRLGDLEGPPSPSLVVSSSALQLPPTAPSWGLAEPWTQVLPAHQRSTRRAPISHATASPGYTAPRTNTGMKGQQGPQPAPRAALSTSPAPLPDSSMDLPGIPGTELLPEEDVGSPQRVRGAVGPVSVPNASEATLRPAVHPTTRTPGTKRSDTLGTQPSAHGTVTPSATWRRAGLTPQPALRHPSTPQLQPSHVPPVPGANGTELRWAELRHRLGFSWEVHVYGAAAIFLLLVLGCLAGLAGAAALRPTHLPHILGAHGQLLAACLLRATFLLLDPYGIRGRLHPRAVLLFSTVPFPLLLSTFALLLQRLQRLSQLRLLPGRLRGLPALGAAAALQSSVLGAADLLPFRLGPAAALGLQALGCGVGALLLLGGLWGCWRVLQEPQERSGGTGVPGLQWGARALLVAVAVGLPVCGLQLYSALWQREVLGPPGHFSQPGWVAQLWLRVGELGMALALLVAAAEPLCRRCCHRSPASHSCWAKALQYFCAGRKAEAPEYPNNCYDWAGGSTGSTGGSGPERAPANDISKSLIRNPAEQLPLRALKDSNEAWAAAANTTGIPGLSPKCPNVLAVRSCATFEQGSSPSLGELIFRPPSPIDLRRSIDQALCRRHLLHDSLFSRPRRGSGTSLHSSLAPIETLCPGRMVRCSSLTELPGVRQPPGTVTITVTASVSSLDSSSLKISWNPWRHGLSSPDSLPLDETPSRAPLLVPAVPPSWEREGLRSFPALGKALDSRSLSSDTIDL, from the exons ATGGCTGCAGCACGGCTTGTCACCTGCGGGCTGCTCCTAGCCAGCAACGTTCTCACTGGGGCCCAGGAGATGCTGCCAGTGAGGCTGTCCTCCAATGGGACCCTGCAGCGGGGCAGGGACCCACTGCATAACCCTGCCCGGGGACAGCAATGGCCAGGCCTGTCCCCTACCTGGGAGGTGTCAGGAGATACGAGTGGTGCTGGGGTCCTCAGGAGTGAGCACTGGAGGGGTAGCAGCCCTGTACGCTGGtcctcacctctgcagctgggggaTGCCACTGGGCCACCCCTGGAGACGGAAACCAGGGCctg TGGCACAACCCAGGCCGTGGCAGAGAAGCCACTCATCACCTGGCAAGGACaagaggctggagaacaggacagCTCCTGGGGGATGACCTGGatgctgcatggctctgcatCAGGGAGACCAGACTCCAAGGGGCCCGGAAACATCaatctgggctccccagggccaccctgggcagggcagggcccaTCCCTGTCTGGACTGAGTGCCACCAGGCCAGCTAACACCCCCAGCTCACAGGCAACTGTGTCCACCGTTGTCCTGACCCCCAAGCCAACAGCAAGGACAGAAACAGGGGAAGCAGACTCCCATGTAGGGGGACAGCCAGCTGAGGGGACACACGtgatagccccaggtctctctcagAGCACACCGCTCACTCCAGCCAGCAGTGAGGTGATCCCTCTGGGCACTATCCCCATCTCCCACCCCACTGACACAGTGCCAGCCCAAGGTCCCCACACTAGCCCCAGttctcagcagccagcaggcagaCTGGGGGACCTGGAGGggccccccagcccctctctggttgtgtccagctctgcccttcAGCTGCCTCCCACAGCTCCATCCTGGGGGCTGGCTGAGCCCTGGACCCAGGTACTCCCAGCCCACCAGCGTAGCACACGGAGAGCCCCCATCAGTCATGCCACCGCCAGCCCTGGGTACACAGCCCCTCGCACAAACACTGGGATGAAGGGCCAGCAGGGaccccagcctgctccaagggctgccctcagcaccagccctgcaccACTGCCTGACTCCAGCATGGACCTCCCCGGCATCCCTGGCACAG AACTGCTGCCTGAGGAGGATGTGGGCTCCCCGCAGCGGGTCCGGGGTGCCGTGGGCCCTGTGAGTGTCCCAAATGCCAGTGAGGCTACCCTGCGGCCAGCGGTGCATCCGACCACAAGGACACCCGGAACCAAGCGTTCAG ACACCCTGGGGACGCAGCCCTCTGCCCACGGCACCGTGACCCCCTCAGCGACATGGCGGCGGGCAGGGCTGACGCCACAACCAGCGCTTCGGCATCCATCCACACCGCAGCTGCAGCCTAGCCACGTCCCACCAGTGCCAGGTGCCAACGGGACGGAGCTGCGCTGGGCTGAGCTGCGGCACCGGCTGGGCTTTTCCTGGGAGGTCCATGTCTACGGGGCAGCTGCCATCTTcctcctgctggtgctgggctgcctggctgggctggcaggggcagctGCCCTGCGTCCCACTCACCTGCCCCACATTTTAGGGGCCCATGGACAGCTGCTAGCCGCCTGCCTGCTGCGGGCCACCTTCCTGCTTCTGGACCCATATGGGATACGGGGACGCCTGCACCCCcgagctgtgctgcttttcagcacCGTCCCCTTCCCTCTACTGCTCAGCACCTTTGCTCTTCTTCTCCAGCGGCTCCAGCGCCTGTCCCAGCTCCGGCTGCTGCCAGGAAGGCTCCGGGGGCTGCCGgcactgggggctgctgctgccctgcagagtTCCGTGCTGGGAGCCGCTGACCTACTCCCTTTTCGGCTGGGCCCCGCTGCCGCACtggggctgcaggcactgggctgCGGGGTTGGGGCCCTGCTACTTCTGGGGGGACTCTGGGGGTGCTGGCGGGTGCTGCAAGAACCCCAGGAGAGGTCAGGGGGTACTGGGGTGCCAGGGCTACAGTGGGGGGCCCGGGCACTGCTGGTGGCAGTGGCGGTGGGGCTGCCGGTGTGTGGGCTGCAGCTGTACAGTGCCCTGTGGCAGCGGGAGGTCTTGGGACCCCCTGGGCACTTCTCCCAACCTGGCTGggtggcacagctctggctgcGTGTCGGAGAACTGGGCATGGCgctggcactgctggtggctgctgctgagccattGTGCCGCCGGTGCTGCCACCGGAGCCCTGCCAGCCACTCCTGCTGGGCCAAGGCGCTGCAATACTTCTGTGCCGGCCGCAAAGCTGAGGCACCTGAATACCCCAACAACTGCTATGATTGGGCTGGCGGCAGCACCGGCAGCACCGGTGGCAGTGGTCCGGAGCGGGCACCTGCCAATGATATCTCCAAGAGTCTCATTCGCAACCCGGCAGAACAGCTGCCCCTGCGGGCACTGAAGGACAGCAATGAggcctgggcagctgctgccaacacCACCGGGATACCAGGGCTCAGCCCCAAGTGCCCCAACGTGCTAGCTGTCCGGTCCTGCGCCACCTTCGAGCAGGGCTCGTCCCCCTCGCTGGGGGAGCTGATCTTCCGCCCACCGTCCCCGATCGACCTGCGCCGCAGCATCGATCAGGCCCTCTGCCGCCGGCATCTCCTGCATGACAGCCTCTTTAGCCGGCCCCGCCGTGGCTCTGGCACttctctgcacagctccctgGCCCCTATCGAGACCCTCTGCCCGGGGCGCATGGTACGCTGCAGCTCGCTGACAGAGCTGCCTGGCGTCCGGCAGCCGCCTGGCACCGTCACGATCACTGTCACAGCCTCAGTCAGCTCACTAGACAGCAGTTCGCTGAAGATCAGCTGGAACCCCTGGCGCCATGGGCTCTCCTCACCCGACAGCCTACCCCTGGATGAGACACCCAGCCGGGCCCCCCTCCTGGTGCCTGCCGTGCCTCCCAGCTGGGAGCGTGAGGGCCTCCGCAGCTTCCCTGCCCTCGGCAAGGCATTGGATAGCCGCAGTCTTTCCAGCGACACCATTGATCTCTGA
- the CRELD1 gene encoding protein disulfide isomerase CRELD1: MGPRAGAGLGEALLGFALFGGVLLGTSRAHLDPDPDRDRAEPCRACRGLADSFSRGLERTEHEGFGGGNTAWEEEKLAKYQHSETRLLEVLESVCNPSDFTCHQLLERSEEHVEQWWFHERHQQPDFFQWLCMDRLALCCPPGTYGPDCQPCAGGPQQPCSGNGRCDGNGTRHGTGLCVCSPGYGGPFCAECGDGYYEASRNKSHLVCAECYRACGRCTGPEDSSCLRCKRGWVLHDHRCIDIDECGTEMAHCRANQFCVNTEGSYECRDCSTACIGCMGAGPARCKKCNKGYWRDGAKCLDVDECASTEEPVCTGAQEVCENTEGSYRCVCAHGHVRRDGQCVEDKPPDAPEKGFFDDVTEDEVVVLQQMFFGVMICALATLAAKGDMVFTAIFIGAVAAMAGYWLSDRSDRVLDGFMKGR, encoded by the exons ATGGGGCCGCGGGCGGGCGCCGGGCTGGGGGAGGCCTTGCTGGGGTTCGCCCTCTTCGGGGGGGTCCTGCTGGGCACCTCCCGCGCCCATCTGGACCCAGACCCGGACCGGGACAGGGCCGAGCCTTGCCGAGCCTGCCGCGGCCTCGCCGACAGCTTCAGCAGG GGTCTGGAACGAACAGAACATGAGGGCTTTGGCGGGGGCAACACAgcctgggaggaggagaagctggccaAGTACCAGCACAG TGAGACCCGCCTACTGGAAGTGTTGGAGAGCGTCTGCAACCCCTCAGACTTCACCTGCCACCAGCTGCTAGAGCGGAGTGAGGAGCATGTGGAGCAGTGGTGGTTCCATGA GCGGCACCAACAACCTGACTTCTTCCAATGGCTGTGCATGGACAGGCTGGCACTCTGCTGCCCACCTGGCACCTATGGTCCTGACTGCCAGC cctgtgctggtggaccccagcagccctgcagtggcAATGGGCGATGCGATGGTAATGGCACACGTCATGGCACTGGCTTGTGCGTCTGCAGCCCAGGCTATGGTGGCCCTTTCTGTGCTGAGTGCGGTGATGGCTACTACGAGGCCTCACGGAACAAGAGCCACCTGGTATGTGCTG AGTGCTACCGGGCATGCGGGCGCTGCACAGGGCCAGAGGACTCCAGCTGTCTTCGCTGCAagaggggctgggtgctgcatgACCACCGCTGCATCG ACATAGACGAGTGTGGCACAGAGATGGCACACTGCCGAGCTAACCAGTTCTGTGTCAACACGGAGGGCTCCTATGAGTGCCGAG ACTGCTCCACGGCTTGCATTGGCTGCatgggtgctgggccagctcgcTGCAAGAAATGCAACAAGGGCTACTGGCGGGACGGAGCCAAGTGCCTAG ATGTGGATGAGTGTGCGAGCACAGAGGAGCCGGTGTGCACGGGAGCACAGGAGGTGTGTGAGAACACAGAGGGCAGCTACCGCTGTGTCTGTGCCCACGGTCATGTCCGGCGGGATGGACAATGCGTGGAGGACAAGCCCCCTG ATGCTCCGGAGAAAGGCTTCTTTGATGACGTGACGGAGGATgaggtggtggtgctgcagcagatgtTCTTTGGTGTGATGATCTGTGCCCTTGCAACACTGGCAGCCAAGGGCGACATGGTCTTCACTGCCATCTTCATCGGTGCCGTGGCCGCAATGGCTGGCTACTGGCTCTCTGACCGCAGCGACCGTGTCCTTGATGGCTTCATGAAGGGCAGATAG
- the IL17RC gene encoding LOW QUALITY PROTEIN: interleukin-17 receptor C (The sequence of the model RefSeq protein was modified relative to this genomic sequence to represent the inferred CDS: inserted 1 base in 1 codon; substituted 1 base at 1 genomic stop codon), translating into MKVQCLTECADHGERSGSCGLPIGALNRDRGRSLSGMEAINAAFHPSLLSDVPGLRCWAALIPMGPRCSPIRLERSFPVVPEGRACPRVGAGAGAGGPTPGRSPAPLXDPGVRERSRKREPAAVVGPGEXGSGALGGERRGAGVPRGPGPAMQPLGQLPLGQLLLGLVLVAAGRGAPHDSLTCSQGLSCRLLDTDVLCGMEPPEPTHGLALSQLQLEPALRCTGPAACSPCLEARLRLALPVGSGISTAEPYLPAPSSIPRAADGGEAEQWSPAGRATLYQPNVTVLLLLSGHAYTSSRCVVMEVQATLTPALPGRPLGWVTFRCFEAPLGSELHVIAYTSSHQRLSQRQRVPDCSWPIAQNAVRQCQAPRLQVSSGPKEVVVMVQGATAGHSYTLRLYHNQSHGTSGTGHAVTASSPMNYSMPASEVLPCLCLQVWPETQDPLRTTLCPFAHDAEAWERLWARSQLVLHTTGQALSCSLLSPCDLSAELVPCWQPVHAGPCQALPGLQRPAVRQGPQEFGGLQPHPNLCIQVWSGGQIQLTQCLRDRALPGHPNDLLLLEHGGNTSASLCALEQDGCTLLSSFTTMGAGHPGLLEQELQRDVAEGQCRQIWHSENSTSIVLWACPLHKWTLGGCQGSSADIDPCPVDLRTHWALVWMGVLLGVAGFLLLLLLKKEDVKGWLKSLRAGYSSEGPLQGRRVLLLHAVEPVAERVVCALMAALHPLGLAVVAAPGGGSGVATLGPLPWLHVQHRQALRDGDTIVFVLSPAAVAAAHWWDAEARAMSGAGDAESVPKPWHGPGPSDVPTIAPCEAFAAALSCAMPALASGNGRYVVVRLEALVPVVPLSLQAAPAFALPSETGGFLWALAGPGQRQGRQLEPYVAAVAKELQQALVE; encoded by the exons ATGAAGGTGCAATGCTTGACGGAGTGTGCTGACCATGGTGAGAGGAGTGGTTCCTGCGGGCTGCCCATAGGTGCCCTGAACAGGGATCGTGG CAGGAGCTTGTCTGGCATGGAAGCAATAAATGCAGCATTTCACCCTTCCCTGCTGTCAGATGTGCCGGGGCTCCGCTGTTG GGCTGCTCTGATTCCCATGGGACCGCGGTGTTCCCCGATAAGGCTCGAACGAAGTTTTCCGGTGGTGCCTGAGGGCCGAGCCTGTCCGCGGGTTGGTGCGGGAGCAGGAGCGGGAGGCCCCACCCCCGGGCGGTCACCGGCGCCGCTCTAGGACCCGGGTGTCCGGGAACGGAGCAGGAAGAGGGAGCCAGCGGCAGTGGTGGggcctggag ctgggagcgGGGCCCTGGGGGGTGAACGACGTGGGGCCGGGGTGCCTcgcggccccggccccgctATGCAGCCGCTGGGGCAGCTCCcgctggggcagctcctgctggggctggtgctggtggctgctggacGTGGGGCCCCCCACGACAGCCTGACCTGCTCCCAG gGCCTCAGCTGTCGCCTCCTGG ACACCGACGTGCTGTGTGGGATGGAGCCCCCCGAACCCACCCACGGCCTGgctctttcccagctgcagctggagccgGCGCTGCGCTGCACCGGGCCCGCGGCCTGCTCGCCCTGTCTGGAGGCACGCCTGCGCCTGGCGCTGCCAGTTGGCAGCGGCATCAGCACCGCTGAGCCCTACCTCCCGGCGCCGTCCAGCATCCCTAGAGCAGCGGACGGTGGTGAAGCAGAACAGTGGTCACCAGCGGGTAGGGCCACCTTGTATCAGCCCAAcgtcactgtgctgctgctgctctctgggcacGCGTACACCTCCTCCCGCTGTGTGGTCATGGAGGTGCAGGCGACCCTGACTCCTGCACTGCCTGGACGACCCCTG ggctgggtgacCTTCCGGTGCTTCGAGGCACCACTGGGCTCTGAGCTCCATGTGATAGCATACACCAGCTCACACCAGAGGCTGAGCCAGCGGCAGCGGGTGCCAG ACTGCTCATGGCCCATTGCACAGAATGCTGTCCGGCAGTGCCAAG CCCCAAGGCTGCAGGTCTCCTCAGGGCCAAAGGAGGTGGTCGTGATGGTGCAGGGGGccacagcaggacacagctACACCCTCCGGCTCTACCATAACCAGAGCCATGGCACCAGTGGGACAGGTCATGCGGTGACCGCA agcagccccatgaACTACAGCATGCCGGCCAGTGAGGTgctgccctgcctctgcctgcag GTGTGGCCAGAGACCCAGGACCCACTGCGCACCACTCTGTGCCCATTTGCTCATG ATGCTGAGGCGTGGGAGCGTCTATGGGCACGCAGCCAGCTGGTCCTGCACACCACTGGGCAGGCGCtgagctgttccctcttgtccccCTGCGATCTCTCAGCTGAGCTGgtgccctgctggcagccagtgCATGCTGGACCCTGCCAAGCCTTGCCTGGCCTGCAGCGGCCCGCTGTCAGGCAG GGACCTCAGGAGTTTGGAGGGCTGCAGCCGCACCCCAACCTCTGCATACAG GTGTGGAGTGGCGGGCAGATCCAGCTGACCCAGTGCCTGCGGGACC GAGCACTGCCCGGCCACCCCAATGAcctactgctgctggagcatggtGGAAACACCAGTGCCTCACTGtgtgccctggagcaggatggcTGTAcactcctctccagcttcacCACCATG GGAGCGGGGCACcctgggctgctggagcaggagctgcagcggGACGTGGCAGAGGGGCAGTGCAGGCAG ATCTGGCACTCTGAGAACAGCACCAGCATCGTGCTCTGGGCCTGTCCCCTACACAAGT GGACCCTTGGTGGGTGCCAGGGGTCCTCAGCAGACATTGACCCCTGCCCTGTAGACCTGCGCACTCACTGGGCACTCGTGTGGATGGGAGTGTTGCTGGGGGTCGCCggctttctgcttctgctcctgttGAAGAAGGAGGATGTGAAAG GCTGGCTGAAGTCCCTGAGGGCTGGCTACAGCTCTGAGG GCCCGTTGCAAGGGCGgcgggtgctgctgctgcatgctgtgGAACCAGTGGCAGAGCGGGTGGTGTGTGCCTTGATGGCAGCTCTGCACCCgctggggctggcagtggtggcagcaCCAGGAGGTGGCAGCGGGGTAGCAACACTGGGGCCACTCCCCTGGCTGCATGTCCAGCACCGCCAAGCACTGCGTGATGGTGACACCATTGTCTTCGTCCTCTCCCcggcagctgtggctgctgcacacTGGTGGGATGCTGAGGCCAGGGCCATGTCAGGGGCTGGGGATGCTGAAAGTGTCCCCAAGCCCTGGCATGGCCCTGGCCCCAGTGATGTTCCCACCATAGCACCTTGTGAGGcatttgcagcagctctgtcctgcgCTATGCCAGCACTGGCGTCAGGTAATGGGCGCTATGTGGTGGTCCGGCTGGAGGCCTTGGTGCCTGTGGTGCCgctgtcactgcaggcagccccagccttTGCCCTGCCCAGTGAGACAGGGGGGTTCCTGTGGGCACTGGCAGGACCAGGTCAACGGCAGGGCCGGCAGCTGGAGCCCTATGTGGCAGCAGTGgccaaggagctgcagcaggcacttgTGGAATAA
- the IL17RE gene encoding interleukin-17 receptor E, producing the protein MSRVQARTQRRNPRDDYFRAPTRVRAAGSTACQREGGGGPWGYTCQRRNVAGPARGVAGRDGNSAMKRTMVLGATLLLLLGSGTAVTRLRVSANFVSPSGEGRRTSGGGRVTPRSPSFTLLAGVLGHRTAGVGGSQRADLPASGDSQSPYEEAPYMQRASRARDFRAPGPRGFLFKDGRRDLRRTAAPLFSLSTPADRTLSRPRCRRPARPGPPLAPPALSLSRARLCLPAQPCQSCVRVRLALPAAELGGVRGLQLNFLELGSNRASWLQVWRQHQAPGSKPWQVQFDCFPAESGQQVLISLHTIPDRGLAISRSHLVAAELPGPAFTHTWVPELHAIKVWVPEGPAVMVRLCHQLALECEELPQPFHRQELVPGGHHVSLQYEFLVPCLCIEASYPHHDSPRSKRCPFRDQPAAYSLELWSSVHFHDYSTSSKDQMAMVLSTSCPLHPRATLCWRETAAEVSPCHDIPNSTASEEEQAYTLDEVDVHPQLCFRFSYGNSSHVECPHRTETAWNVSVSIRGRQLHLRLTSSIPAAFSAALCQHQGGQCQPEAPFYTVTGTEGSAPGELALLLPVQVLGSCVLVWRSDVRFARKQLLCPDVSHRHFGLLGLGLAVGLVMIVLFLNCCSTWRPTDGALGGRPVLLLYSPDSEEHRGLVCNLAEQLRAGLGCDVHLDLWEAGSVGRVGALPWLYAQRGHVGRQRGTVLLIWSQGSTQLFHQWQVGVVSRIPGDAHDVFGAAMACLHGELSAVSRGSGWVLAYFSQLCSRHDVPRLLRPLPTYRLPRQLPRLLGALRGSPPALRRCRRGRGGGLPHQLLEAGAKEGRPPPQPPEVAAGT; encoded by the exons ATGTCACGGGTCCAGGCTCGCACGCAGAGAAGAAACCCCAGGGATGA TTACTTCCGCGCTCCCACGCGTGTCCGCGCCGCAGGAAGCACCGCCTGCCAgcgggaagggggagggggccCGTGGGGCTACACGTGCCAGCGGAGGAATGTGGCGGGGCCGGCCCGGGGCGTGGCGGGGCGCGACGGCAACTCGGCCATGAAGCGCACGATGGTGCTCGGTGctacgctgctgctgctgctcggGAGCGGGACGGCCGTCACCCGCCTTCGGGTCTCCGCCAATTTCGTGAGCCCTAGTGGGGAGGGGCGGCGGACATCGGGTGGGGGGCGGGTGACGCCGCGCTCACCCTCGTTTACTTTGCTTGCAGGAGTGCTGGGCCACCG GACTGCCGGTGTAGGAGGCTCCCAGCGTGCAGATCTCCCCGCTTCTGGGGACTCCCAGTCCCCTTATGAAGAGGCTCCGTACATGCAGCGAGCTTCCCGTGCCCGGGACTTTCG GGCTCCCGGTCCCCGGGGCTTCCTGTTCAAGGACGGTCGGCGGGACCTCCGGCGCACGGCCGCCCcgctcttttctctctccactCCAGCCGACAGGACGCTGAGCCGCCCTCGCTGCCGCCGCCCGGCTCGGCCCGGGCCCCCGCTGGCGCCGCCCGCTCTGTCGCTGAGCCGGGCCCGGCTGTGCCTGCCCGCGCAACCCTGCCAGTCTTGTGTGCGGGTGCGTCTGGCCCTCCCCGCAGCAG AGCTCGGTGGTGTCCGTGGGCTGCAGCTCAACTTCCTGGAGCTGGGCTCCAACCGcgccagctggctgcaggtgtGGCGGCAGCACCAGGCGCCAGGCAGCAAGCCA tGGCAGGTGCAATTCGACTGTTTCCCGGCCGAGAGCGGGCAGCAGGTCCTCATCTCCCTCCACACCATCCctgacagaggcttggccatcAGTCGCAGCCACCTggttgctgctgagctgcccg GGCCAGCCTTCACCCACACTTGGGTCCCTGAGTTGCATGCCATCAAGGTATGGGTGCCTGAAGGCCCTGCCGTGATGGTGCGGCTGTGCCACCAGCTGGCTCTGGAGTGtgaggagctgccccagccctttCACCGACAG GAGCTCGTACCTGGGGGCCACCATGTCTCACTGCAATATGAGTTCCTGGTGCCCTGCTTGTGCATTGAG GCCTCCTACCCACACCATGACAGCCCACGCAGCAAGCGATGCCCCTTCCGTGACCAGCCGGCTGCTT ATAGCCTCGAGCTGTGGTCCTCAGTGCACTTCCATGACTACAGTACCAGCAGCAAGGATCAGATGGCAATGGTGCTGAGTACCAGCTGCCCCCTGCACCCCCGGGCCAccctgtgctggagagagacggCAGCTGAAGTCTCACCTTGCCATGACATCCCCAACTCCACAGCCAGCGAGGAAGAGCAG GCATACACACTGGATGAGGTGGATGTGCACCCACAGCTTTGCTTTCGG TTCTCCTATGGGAACAGTAGCCATGTGGAGTGTCCCCACCGGACAG AGACTGCCTGGAATGTCTCAGTGAGCATCCGGGGCCGGCAGCTACACCTGCGCCTCACCTCCAGTatccctgcagccttcagtgCAGCCCTATGCCAGCACCAGGGTGGGCAGTGCCAGCCGGAAGCACCCTTCTACACTGTCACAGGG ACAGAAGGCTCTGCCCCAGGGGAGCTGGCATTGCTGCTGCCAGTACAGGTCCTGGGCAGCTGCGTGTTG GTGTGGCGCTCAGATGTGCGCTTTGCTCggaagcagctgctctgtccGGATG TCTCCCACAGGCACTTTGGactgctggggctgggactAGCCGTGGGGCTGGTGATGATCGTGCTGTTTCTCAACTGCTGTAGCACCTGGAGACCTACTGATG GTGCCCTGGGTGGGCGCCCTGTACTGTTGCTGTACTCACCGGACTCAGAGGAGCACCGGGGGCTGGTGTGCAACCTGGCTGAGCAGCTGCGTGCGGGGCTGGGCTGTGATGTGCACCTTGACCTATGGGAAGCAGGCAGTGTGGGGCGAGTgggtgctctgccctggctttaTGCCCAGCGGGGCCATGTGGGCCGCCAGCGTGGCACTGTCCTTCTCAtctggagccagggcagcacTCAGCTCTTCCACCAGTGGCAGGTTGGGGTGGTCAGCAGGATCCCTGGGGATGCCCATGATGTTTTTGGGGCAGCCATGGCCTGCCTGCATGGGGAGCTGAGTGCAGTGAGCCGTGGCAGCGGCTGGGTGCTGGCCTATTTCAGCCAGCTTTGCAGCCGCCATGATGTCCCCAGGCTCCTCCGACCCCTGCCCACCTATCGTCTGCCCCGGCAGCTAcccaggctgctgggtgctCTGCGGGGCAGCCCCCCAGCCCTGCGCCGCTGCCGACGAGGCAGGGGTGGGGGACTCCCACATCAGCTGCTAGAGGCAGGGGCCAAGGAGGGCAggcccccaccccagcccccagAGGTGGCCGCTGGCACCTGA
- the JAGN1 gene encoding protein jagunal homolog 1, which yields MASRGGPRATGTDGSDFQHRERVASHYQMSVTLKSEIKKLIYTHVCIWLLLMAQMCVGHLKLLPHDQVAMPYQWEYPYLLSILPSLLGLLSFPRNNISYLVLSMISTGLFSMAPLIYGAMEMFPMAQQLYRHGKAYRFIFGFSAVSVMYLVVVVAAQVHGWQLYYSKKLLDSWFTSTQEKKKK from the exons ATGGCCTCCCGCGGGGGTCCCCGTGCCACCGGCACAGATGGCAGCGACTTCCAGCACCGAGAGCGGGTGGCCTCGCACTACCAGATGAG TGTGACCCTCAAGTCGGAGATAAAGAAGCTGATCTATACCCACGTGTGTATCTGGCTGCTGCTTATGGCCCAGATGTGCGTGGGGCACCTCAAGCTGCTGCCCCACGACCAGGTGGCCATGCCCTACCAGTGGGAATACCCCTACCTGCTCAGCatcctgccctccctcctgggccttctctcctttccccgTAACAACATCAGCTACCTGGTGCTCTCCATGATTAGCACTGGCCTCTTCTCCATGGCTCCCCTCATCTACGGGGCTATGGAGATGTTCCccatggcacagcagctctACCGTCACGGCAAAGCTTACCGCTTCATCTTTGGCTTCTCAGCCGTCTCTGTCATGtatctggtggtggtggtggctgcccAGGTGCATGGCTGGCAGCTCTACTACAGCAAGAAGCTGCTGGACTCCTGGTTCACCAGTAcacaggagaagaagaagaaatga